Genomic window (Kangiella profundi):
AGGCACGCCTTCTGTTACAACATTTTGAACAGCATGGGACTCATGAAACCGAGTTGCCTCATATTGATCTGGAACTTATCGAGTCAGCACAATCAAATCCAGAGCTTGAAGCGATGGCGGAATTAGTGAAATCGGCTAACCTTGATGAGATGACGCCACGCGAGGCGCTTGAACTATTGTATAAGCTGAAAGAATCGCTACAATAACGGGCAGTTAGCTTGCCGTGAAAAATAGCTAGGAGACTTTAATGGCATTCGTCGTAACTGATAACTGTATTCAATGTAAATATACTGACTGCGTAGAAGTCTGCCCGGTAGACTGTTTCTACGAAGGACCAAACTTCCTGGTCATTAATCCAGACGAATGCATTGATTGTGCTTTGTGCGAACCTGAGTGTCCTGCCGAAGCAATCTTCGAAGAAGACGATATTCCAGCCGGCATGGAACACTTCATCGAATTAAATGCAGAGCTTTCAGA
Coding sequences:
- the fdxA gene encoding ferredoxin FdxA; the encoded protein is MAFVVTDNCIQCKYTDCVEVCPVDCFYEGPNFLVINPDECIDCALCEPECPAEAIFEEDDIPAGMEHFIELNAELSEEWPNITEKKDPLPDAEEWDGKPNKLEHLQR